The proteins below are encoded in one region of Paralysiella testudinis:
- the petA gene encoding ubiquinol-cytochrome c reductase iron-sulfur subunit — MDNQQINQGRRRFLTLATGAAAGAAGAGVATPFILSFFPSEKAKAAGAPVEIDVSRIEPGQLITAEWQGKPIWVLNRTDAQQKELPALDGELVDPKSEVEHQPAYAQNELRSIKPNIFVAIGICTHLGCSPTFRPDVAPADLGPQWKGGFFCPCHGSKFDLAGRVYKGVPAPTNLVVPPYKYLSDAVILVGDDK, encoded by the coding sequence ATGGATAATCAACAAATCAATCAAGGTCGGCGCCGCTTTTTGACCTTGGCCACAGGGGCAGCCGCCGGTGCGGCGGGCGCAGGTGTGGCAACGCCGTTTATCTTGAGCTTTTTTCCTTCTGAAAAAGCCAAGGCAGCAGGCGCGCCGGTGGAAATCGACGTAAGCCGGATCGAGCCGGGGCAGCTGATTACGGCTGAGTGGCAAGGCAAGCCGATTTGGGTGTTAAACCGCACCGATGCGCAGCAAAAAGAGCTGCCCGCGCTGGATGGTGAGCTGGTTGACCCGAAATCGGAAGTGGAACACCAGCCGGCTTACGCCCAAAACGAATTGCGCTCCATCAAGCCCAATATTTTCGTTGCCATTGGTATTTGTACCCACTTGGGCTGCTCGCCCACTTTCCGCCCCGATGTGGCGCCTGCTGATTTGGGCCCGCAATGGAAGGGTGGCTTTTTCTGCCCGTGCCACGGCTCCAAGTTCGACTTGGCCGGCCGCGTGTACAAAGGGGTGCCGGCACCGACCAATTTGGTGGTTCCGCCATACAAATACCTGAGCGATGCCGTGATTTTGGTCGGCGACGATAAATAA
- a CDS encoding cytochrome b, which translates to MANQTTEKKSLLGWVDARFPLSKMMKEHVTEYYAPKNFNFWYFFGSLAMLVLVIQIVSGIFLTMNYKPDGTLNSHHLPVAFTSVEYIMRDVSGGWIIRYMHSTGASMFFVVVYLHMFRGLIYGSFKKPRELVWVFGSLIFLALMAEAFMGYLLPWGQMSFWGAQVIINLFAAIPVIGPDLSVWIRGDFNVSDVTLNRFFALHVIAVPLVLVGLVAAHLIALHEVGSNNPDGVEIKKHKNAQGIPLDGIPFHPYYTVKDILAVVVFLIVFCAIMFFAPEGGGYFLEAPNFDPANPMVTPAHIAPVWYFTPFYAILRAIPSFFGTQVWGVLAMGAAVVLIALLPWLDKSPVKSVRYRGPIFKTMLVLFIIAFIGLGILGALPSTGTRTVVAQILSFIYFAFFLAMPFYTKMDKDRTPPERVTMSTGKQKVMFFVYVAITVIGAYLFATMI; encoded by the coding sequence ATGGCAAACCAAACTACTGAAAAAAAATCATTGCTCGGCTGGGTAGACGCCCGTTTCCCCTTGTCGAAGATGATGAAAGAGCACGTAACCGAATACTACGCGCCCAAAAACTTCAACTTCTGGTATTTCTTCGGCTCGCTGGCGATGTTGGTGCTGGTGATTCAGATTGTCAGTGGTATTTTTCTCACCATGAACTACAAACCCGATGGCACGCTCAACAGCCATCACCTGCCGGTGGCGTTTACCTCGGTGGAATACATCATGCGTGATGTGTCCGGCGGCTGGATTATCCGCTATATGCACTCCACCGGTGCTTCGATGTTCTTTGTGGTGGTGTATCTGCACATGTTCCGCGGCCTGATTTACGGCTCGTTCAAAAAACCGCGCGAATTGGTGTGGGTATTTGGCTCGTTGATTTTCTTGGCGTTGATGGCCGAAGCCTTTATGGGCTATTTGCTGCCGTGGGGGCAAATGTCGTTTTGGGGTGCGCAGGTGATTATCAACCTGTTTGCCGCCATTCCGGTGATTGGCCCTGATTTGTCGGTGTGGATTCGTGGTGACTTCAACGTGTCCGACGTTACACTGAACCGCTTTTTCGCCCTGCACGTGATTGCCGTGCCGCTGGTGTTGGTGGGCTTGGTGGCTGCGCACTTGATTGCCCTGCACGAAGTGGGCTCCAATAATCCTGATGGCGTGGAAATCAAAAAACACAAAAATGCCCAAGGCATTCCGCTGGACGGCATTCCGTTCCACCCCTACTACACCGTAAAAGACATTTTGGCCGTGGTGGTGTTTCTGATTGTGTTCTGCGCGATTATGTTCTTTGCACCCGAAGGCGGCGGCTACTTCTTAGAAGCGCCCAACTTCGACCCGGCCAACCCGATGGTAACGCCGGCGCACATTGCCCCGGTATGGTATTTCACCCCGTTCTACGCCATTTTGCGTGCCATTCCGTCGTTCTTCGGTACCCAGGTTTGGGGCGTGTTGGCGATGGGTGCGGCGGTGGTGCTGATTGCCTTGTTGCCGTGGTTGGATAAATCGCCGGTGAAATCGGTGCGTTATCGCGGCCCAATCTTCAAAACCATGCTGGTGCTGTTCATTATCGCCTTTATCGGTTTGGGTATTCTGGGTGCCTTGCCGTCTACCGGCACCCGCACCGTGGTGGCACAGATTTTGAGCTTTATTTACTTTGCCTTCTTCTTGGCCATGCCGTTTTACACCAAGATGGACAAAGACCGCACCCCGCCTGAGCGCGTGACCATGAGCACAGGCAAGCAAAAAGTAATGTTCTTTGTGTATGTGGCCATCACCGTGATTGGTGCCTACCTGTTTGCGACCATGATTTGA
- a CDS encoding cytochrome c1: MKKTLKNWFAALLLAAPMSVALAAGGGHYPKVDIDLGDQVSLQRGAQIFTNYCLSCHSASGMRFNRLTDLGLTEDQIKKNMMFTTDKIGDTMQAAMNPADAKKWFGAPPPDLTLIARSRGADYLYAYLRGFYQDPTRPSGWNNTVFDKVGMPHPLWEQQGIRAVELDDKGQPVWVKNEHTGLMEPKLYWKSTGLHSRTMPDGKVSEAEFDTYAKDLVTYMVYMGEPAQMKRKQIGYVVLMFLFAVMLPLAYFLKKEYWKDVH; encoded by the coding sequence ATGAAAAAAACATTGAAAAACTGGTTTGCGGCCTTGTTGCTGGCTGCCCCCATGAGCGTGGCCTTGGCTGCCGGTGGCGGGCACTATCCCAAGGTAGACATCGACTTGGGCGACCAAGTGAGCCTGCAACGCGGCGCGCAGATTTTCACCAACTATTGCCTGTCTTGCCACTCGGCCAGCGGTATGCGTTTCAACCGCCTCACTGATTTGGGCCTCACCGAAGACCAAATCAAGAAAAACATGATGTTCACCACCGACAAAATCGGCGACACCATGCAGGCGGCCATGAATCCGGCCGATGCCAAGAAATGGTTTGGCGCCCCGCCGCCGGATTTGACCCTGATTGCCCGTTCACGCGGTGCTGATTACCTGTATGCCTACCTGCGCGGCTTCTATCAAGACCCCACCCGCCCCAGCGGCTGGAACAACACCGTGTTTGACAAAGTGGGCATGCCGCACCCCTTGTGGGAGCAGCAAGGCATTCGCGCCGTGGAGCTGGACGACAAAGGCCAGCCGGTATGGGTGAAAAACGAACACACTGGCCTGATGGAGCCCAAGCTGTATTGGAAGTCTACTGGCCTGCATTCGCGCACCATGCCGGATGGCAAAGTGAGCGAGGCGGAGTTCGACACTTACGCCAAAGATTTGGTGACCTATATGGTATACATGGGCGAGCCGGCGCAAATGAAGCGCAAGCAAATTGGCTACGTGGTGTTGATGTTCTTATTTGCGGTAATGCTGCCCTTGGCGTATTTCCTCAAAAAAGAATACTGGAAAGACGTGCATTAA
- a CDS encoding glutathione S-transferase N-terminal domain-containing protein codes for MMTLYSGITCPFSQRCRFVLYEKGMDFEIKDVDVFNKPEDLAVMNPYNQVPVLVERDLILHESNIINEYIDERFPHPQLMPGDPVMRGRGRLVLFRMEKELFLHVLTLENPEVSNKEQTRASEAIAQGLTMLAPAFAKNKHILGEDFSMIDVALAPLLWRLDHYDIKLGKSAAPLLKYAERLFQRDSFIEALTPAEKAMRR; via the coding sequence ATGATGACCCTCTATTCAGGCATTACCTGCCCCTTCAGCCAACGCTGCCGTTTTGTGCTGTACGAAAAAGGCATGGACTTTGAAATCAAAGATGTCGACGTATTCAATAAACCCGAAGACTTGGCGGTGATGAACCCCTACAACCAAGTACCGGTGCTGGTGGAGCGCGACCTGATTTTGCACGAGTCCAACATCATCAACGAATATATTGATGAGCGCTTTCCCCACCCACAGCTGATGCCGGGCGACCCGGTGATGCGTGGCCGTGGCCGTTTGGTGTTGTTCCGCATGGAAAAAGAGCTGTTTTTGCATGTGCTCACCTTGGAAAACCCCGAAGTCAGCAATAAAGAGCAAACCCGCGCCAGCGAAGCCATTGCCCAAGGCCTTACCATGCTGGCACCGGCATTCGCCAAAAACAAACATATTCTGGGCGAAGACTTCTCCATGATTGATGTGGCGCTGGCACCCTTGCTGTGGCGTTTGGATCACTACGACATCAAACTGGGCAAATCGGCCGCACCGCTGCTGAAATACGCCGAGCGCCTATTCCAACGCGACTCGTTTATCGAAGCGCTTACCCCGGCCGAAAAAGCCATGCGTCGCTAA
- a CDS encoding ClpXP protease specificity-enhancing factor: MSELSTKPYLLRALYEWCLDSGHTPHIAVWVNEHTRVPMQFVRDNEIVLNIGPNASHKLVIDNEWVHFSARFGGVSEEVWIPVGHVVSLFARESGEGMGFEVEPWAPAATLTLSTEGVTADSEPAAAPAAETDTNTAPPSAEETKPKGKGKKGLKLVK, translated from the coding sequence ATGAGTGAATTAAGCACCAAGCCTTATTTATTGCGCGCCTTATACGAATGGTGCCTCGACAGCGGCCATACCCCGCATATTGCCGTGTGGGTAAACGAGCACACCCGCGTGCCGATGCAGTTTGTGCGCGACAATGAAATCGTGCTCAATATCGGTCCCAATGCCAGCCACAAGCTGGTGATCGACAATGAATGGGTGCATTTTTCCGCCCGTTTCGGCGGCGTGTCTGAAGAAGTGTGGATTCCGGTGGGGCATGTGGTGAGCTTGTTTGCGCGCGAAAGCGGCGAAGGCATGGGTTTTGAAGTGGAACCATGGGCGCCGGCCGCCACGCTCACCCTCAGCACCGAAGGCGTAACCGCCGATAGCGAGCCCGCAGCAGCACCGGCGGCGGAAACCGATACTAATACCGCACCACCATCAGCAGAAGAAACCAAGCCTAAAGGTAAAGGCAAAAAAGGGCTAAAACTGGTGAAATAA
- a CDS encoding single-stranded DNA-binding protein, with protein MTVNKVQLIGRLGRDPEVRYMPNGDAVCHFSIATEEQWKDRDGNRQTRTEWHSIVLYRKLGEIAGQYLRKGGLVYIDGRIQSRKYTGKDGVERTAYEIIGNEMKMLGSKELGVKAANRPAEEAQPQATPSAMPPVGGQSSQRPAPVPVDDIDDDIPF; from the coding sequence ATGACTGTGAACAAAGTCCAACTTATCGGCCGCCTCGGGCGCGACCCGGAAGTACGCTATATGCCCAACGGCGATGCCGTATGCCATTTTTCCATTGCCACTGAAGAACAGTGGAAAGACCGTGACGGCAACCGTCAAACCCGCACCGAATGGCACAGCATCGTGTTGTACCGCAAGCTGGGCGAAATCGCCGGGCAATATTTGCGCAAAGGTGGTTTGGTTTACATTGACGGACGCATTCAGAGCCGTAAATACACCGGCAAAGACGGGGTGGAACGTACTGCGTATGAAATCATCGGTAACGAAATGAAAATGCTCGGCAGCAAGGAGCTTGGCGTGAAGGCTGCAAACCGCCCGGCTGAGGAGGCTCAACCTCAAGCTACACCGTCGGCAATGCCGCCTGTTGGTGGTCAAAGCAGTCAGCGGCCAGCCCCCGTACCTGTGGATGATATTGACGACGACATCCCGTTTTGA
- a CDS encoding transglycosylase SLT domain-containing protein has protein sequence MNHEANHLQTAAAMLGHRHGQRQPTDLAKAVYQPAAATAQRVNFNELAKACAPGVHHDTMQAIARVESGFNPYAIGVVKGALKRQPRTHAEAVAAAKMLHAQGRNFSMGLAQINKYNLPKYGLNYETVFRSL, from the coding sequence GTGAACCATGAAGCCAACCATCTTCAAACTGCTGCTGCCATGCTTGGCCATCGGCATGGCCAACGCCAACCCACCGACCTTGCAAAAGCCGTTTACCAACCCGCTGCCGCTACTGCCCAGCGGGTTAATTTTAATGAACTGGCCAAAGCCTGCGCACCGGGTGTGCACCACGACACCATGCAGGCGATTGCCCGGGTGGAGAGCGGTTTCAACCCTTACGCCATCGGCGTGGTGAAAGGCGCATTGAAGCGCCAACCGCGTACCCATGCCGAAGCGGTGGCTGCTGCCAAGATGCTGCATGCCCAAGGGCGGAATTTCAGTATGGGACTGGCGCAAATCAACAAATACAACCTGCCCAAATACGGCCTGAATTATGAAACTGTGTTTCGATCCCTGTAA
- a CDS encoding TrbC/VirB2 family protein yields MRTLKNTRDWVQALLLCSLLGFANMALAAGFDEVSDMAKTVRTAVYALVGVVAGLCLLWQFVQGFGGRKTWTDILETSAWIVGAGAAIAFATWLFTKGGSMSF; encoded by the coding sequence ATGCGTACTTTAAAAAATACCCGCGACTGGGTGCAGGCATTGCTGCTGTGTTCGTTGTTGGGCTTTGCCAATATGGCATTAGCGGCCGGCTTCGATGAGGTTTCCGATATGGCCAAAACCGTCCGTACCGCTGTTTATGCGTTAGTGGGTGTGGTGGCCGGTCTGTGTTTATTGTGGCAATTCGTACAGGGCTTTGGCGGGCGCAAGACTTGGACGGATATTCTGGAGACCTCGGCATGGATTGTGGGTGCGGGTGCCGCGATTGCCTTCGCTACTTGGTTGTTTACCAAAGGCGGCTCAATGAGCTTTTAA
- a CDS encoding VirB4 family type IV secretion/conjugal transfer ATPase gives MGDIAAAKINFDRQYRFDTAFCQRFTEKYLQRFQEKDYFENVFHLSVVIKTDNINSGIKEAEEQIAILMRMLEPYEPTLLSAYQNQDGVAFSEVYEFFGSLINGSHQQIPLTNIDAYQAIAGADLHFGTDVCEIRPQAGKRKFAQMWDLKDYGVSKPKILTNILTLPFEFTFTQSLIFVNPYDMQGTIRKQLNNLESAGDMAKEQMEELQEGQGKLVTGELMFGDYHAVLVVYGKTAEQAADNGARAYSAFLNAGGYRFTKAGMSAPATFFSQVPGSKERPRSFPKTTANLATTFGIHNYSYGKKPATPWVTAVPLCRCKPCPKPYLTSIGISPIRKKTTSAKNCRPYPDVGCHRHR, from the coding sequence GTGGGGGACATTGCAGCGGCAAAAATCAATTTTGACCGCCAATACCGCTTTGATACCGCATTTTGCCAACGCTTTACCGAGAAATATTTGCAGCGTTTCCAAGAAAAAGACTATTTTGAAAACGTCTTTCACTTAAGCGTGGTGATTAAAACCGACAACATCAACAGCGGCATCAAAGAAGCGGAAGAACAAATCGCCATTTTGATGCGCATGTTGGAGCCGTATGAACCCACCTTATTGAGTGCCTATCAAAACCAAGATGGCGTGGCTTTTTCAGAAGTGTATGAGTTCTTTGGCAGCCTGATTAACGGCAGCCATCAGCAAATACCGCTGACCAATATAGATGCTTACCAAGCCATCGCCGGTGCCGATTTGCACTTTGGTACCGATGTTTGCGAAATCCGTCCACAGGCTGGCAAACGAAAGTTTGCGCAGATGTGGGATTTAAAAGACTACGGCGTCAGCAAACCGAAAATCCTCACCAATATATTGACCTTGCCGTTTGAGTTCACCTTTACCCAGAGCCTGATTTTTGTAAACCCTTACGATATGCAGGGCACCATCCGCAAACAGTTGAACAATCTGGAATCGGCCGGTGATATGGCCAAAGAGCAGATGGAAGAATTGCAGGAAGGACAAGGCAAGTTGGTTACCGGTGAACTGATGTTCGGTGATTATCATGCTGTATTGGTGGTATATGGTAAAACGGCAGAACAGGCTGCTGATAACGGTGCCCGCGCGTACTCGGCCTTCCTCAATGCCGGCGGTTACCGCTTCACCAAAGCCGGCATGTCGGCACCGGCTACCTTCTTCAGCCAAGTGCCCGGCAGCAAAGAGCGGCCACGCTCGTTTCCCAAAACCACCGCCAATCTGGCCACCACCTTCGGCATCCACAACTACTCCTACGGCAAAAAACCGGCAACCCCTTGGGTGACGGCAGTGCCGTTATGCCGCTGCAAACCGTGTCCAAAACCGTATTTGACTTCAATTGGCATTTCTCCAATCCGAAAGAAGACAACATCGGCGAAAAATTGCCGGCCATACCCTGATGTTGGGTGCCACCGGCACCGGTAA
- a CDS encoding type II toxin-antitoxin system ParD family antitoxin, with protein sequence MRNTSVSLGQHFTNFIDVQVQGGRYGSASDVIRAGLRLLEEHESRVKALQDALDAGCQSGEPEPFNSETFLNRMHAKHG encoded by the coding sequence ATGCGTAATACATCTGTATCCCTCGGACAACATTTCACCAATTTTATTGATGTCCAAGTACAAGGCGGGCGCTATGGTTCAGCCAGCGATGTTATCAGAGCCGGATTGCGCCTACTGGAAGAGCATGAATCCCGGGTAAAAGCACTGCAAGATGCCTTGGATGCAGGCTGCCAATCCGGTGAACCGGAACCATTCAACAGTGAGACATTTTTAAACCGGATGCATGCAAAGCATGGCTAA
- a CDS encoding type II toxin-antitoxin system RelE/ParE family toxin: MAKPYRLSPLAEADLEEIWLYTLENWSIEQADTYHNGFVAAFEGLAAGTKQGRPSVLPNFQKYFCGSHVIYFLEYADHLDVIRILHQRQDVERHL; the protein is encoded by the coding sequence ATGGCTAAACCTTACCGATTATCGCCCTTGGCTGAAGCTGATCTTGAGGAAATTTGGCTGTACACGCTTGAAAACTGGTCGATAGAGCAGGCGGATACTTACCACAACGGGTTTGTCGCCGCATTCGAAGGGCTGGCGGCGGGTACAAAACAAGGGCGTCCCTCTGTTTTGCCTAATTTCCAAAAATATTTCTGTGGCTCGCATGTCATCTATTTTTTGGAGTATGCCGACCATTTGGACGTTATCCGCATTTTGCACCAACGACAAGATGTGGAAAGGCATTTATAA